CCCCGGCCATGCCGCTGAACACGGAACCGGCGATCGACAAACCCGACGACTTCTACCAGGCCCTGATCGACGCGCACCGGGATCTGTCACCGGAACAGAGCCGGATGCTCAACGCCAAGCTGATCCTGCTGCTCGCCAACCACATCGGGGACATGGCGGTCCTGGCCGAGGCGCTGCGGCGGGCGCGGCAAGGTGTGTGAGCCGCCGGGGTCGTGCATGGGCGCGTTGCAATGCGTTCAGGGAAAAGCGTGTCGAACCCGTCGTCCGCGAAACCCCGACCTGCTATCTGGTGGACGGGACCGCGCTGTTTGACGAGTGGGATTGCGCATGCACGACCTGGACACCATCCGCCGTCGCGAGGGCTTCGCATTCCTGGCGGCCTTCGCCGCCTGCGTGCCGCTTGCGAACTGGATGATCGGGAACGTCGGGACGGTCTGTGTCCCGAACGGGCCGTGCCTCATCCCCGTGGCGCCCGGCGGGCTGACGGCCCCCAGCGCCGTGCTCGTGATCGGGGTGGCCCTGGTCCTGCGGGATCTGGTGCAGAGGCGGCTGGGGCTGAAGTGGGCGTTCCTCGCGGTGCTGATCGGCGCGGCCCTGTCGGCCCTGCTGGCACCGCCGGCGCTGGTGCTGGCGTCGGTCGCGGCGTTCCTGCTGTCCGAGACGGCCGACCTGTTCGTCTACACCCCGTTGCAGCGGCGCGGGCTCGTCCTTGCGGTCGTGGCCAGCAGCCTCGTCGGCCTCGTCGTGGACAGCGTGGCGTTCCTCTCCCTCGCCTTCGGCAGCCTGGATTTCCTGTCGGGCCAGGTCGTGGGCAAACTCTGGGCGGTCGTCCTGGCGGTCCCGGTGGTGCATTGGCTGCGCCGGCGCGACGACGAGCGGGGGCTTCTGCCGGCCTGAGATCCGGTCAGCCGCCCAGCCGGGCGCGACCGATCCACAGCCGGTTGAGCGCACGGGTCGGCAAGGACGGCCCCGGCCGTCCGGCGATGCGCTCCAGCGCCTCGAAGTAGGGCGGCACGTGGCGAAGCCGGCGGGGCAGGCGCGGCAGCAGACGGGCGGCAAGGTCCAGGGCCCGGTCCGCCCGCCGCAGCGCCGCCGCATCCCGGTCCAACCCGAACGCCGACGCCAAGTGCGGTGGCAGCAGACCGGCCGTGACATCCCGGTACCAACGCGGGATCCGGATACCGGCCACACGTGCCCCCAGCAGGGTTCCCGCAGCCTCCCTCGCCCACGGGGTGACGGCCAGAAGCGGCCCGTCCAGCGCCCGGGCCATGGCCGTGGCAAAGGCCGGCCAATCGGGCGGCAGCAGATCGTCCGGTATGCCGAACAGCGCGGCGCAGCGGCGGCTGTCCGCGTAGTAGCGGGCACGGGCGGCGGCGGGGAGCGGGCCGAACACACGCTCGTGCACCATGGCCGCCGTGTCCACCAGCGTCATGTGCACCCACAGCAGCGCCCCCGCCTCGTTCGCCATGTAGGGCATGCCGGCGGCATAGGCCCCGCTCCCCTCGGGCAGGGTGCCCGCCACCGCCGCGTGCCGACGATGCAGGCGCCGCGCCGCATCCAGCGCATCGGTGGTCGCGCCGAAAACCAGCGCGTACACGGTGCCGAAGGTGCGGTGGAACCGGCCCACCGGATTGCCCAGCGTGTCCGAATGCTGGGAGATGGCCGCCGCCACCCACGGGTGCGCCAATTGCAGCAGCATCGCCCGCCCGGCCCCCAGGAACACGGCGGCCTCGCGGTTGACCGCCCAGAACGCCGATCCCGGCCCGAACAGGCCGGGATCCCCGCCACCCGGCCCCGGAGTCGTCCGCACCGGGGCCGTACGCACCACGCCGGCCAACGTACGCTCGAACGCGTCCGCGTCCACCGGGCGGATCGCCGGTGTGCAGAGCGGCGGGGACGG
This window of the Azospirillaceae bacterium genome carries:
- a CDS encoding DUF2783 domain-containing protein produces the protein MPLNTEPAIDKPDDFYQALIDAHRDLSPEQSRMLNAKLILLLANHIGDMAVLAEALRRARQGV
- a CDS encoding oxygenase MpaB family protein → MMLPDPFQGHGPPSPPLCTPAIRPVDADAFERTLAGVVRTAPVRTTPGPGGGDPGLFGPGSAFWAVNREAAVFLGAGRAMLLQLAHPWVAAAISQHSDTLGNPVGRFHRTFGTVYALVFGATTDALDAARRLHRRHAAVAGTLPEGSGAYAAGMPYMANEAGALLWVHMTLVDTAAMVHERVFGPLPAAARARYYADSRRCAALFGIPDDLLPPDWPAFATAMARALDGPLLAVTPWAREAAGTLLGARVAGIRIPRWYRDVTAGLLPPHLASAFGLDRDAAALRRADRALDLAARLLPRLPRRLRHVPPYFEALERIAGRPGPSLPTRALNRLWIGRARLGG
- a CDS encoding VUT family protein, coding for MHDLDTIRRREGFAFLAAFAACVPLANWMIGNVGTVCVPNGPCLIPVAPGGLTAPSAVLVIGVALVLRDLVQRRLGLKWAFLAVLIGAALSALLAPPALVLASVAAFLLSETADLFVYTPLQRRGLVLAVVASSLVGLVVDSVAFLSLAFGSLDFLSGQVVGKLWAVVLAVPVVHWLRRRDDERGLLPA